The following are from one region of the Synechococcus sp. CBW1108 genome:
- a CDS encoding ATP-dependent RecD-like DNA helicase: protein MSSSPPAQEQPRWLQALAAALGEALPRLHGCKPDPLVAELIGALATALAEGQLEIAVPSALHQQALARSPLAAEPDGPLVMTDGRLQWRRWQRQREGVLQQLIERAQRPLEAGGGAAPAAQLEGLDPDQQLAVRAVLEQGLVLLEGGPGTGKTSTVARMLVALVAEQPASRLQLAAPTGKAAARLRAALAGTDLHLPCSTLHRLLESRGDRFGRNRHNPLALDLLVVDEVSMVDLPLMQALLDALPASCRLVLVGDGAQLPPVGPGSVLLDLQEPARRLALGSAAIELRTTYRNNGRIAAVAAALREGEQPLEPLLARMLDPAPADSNLQWLQAPSHCLPAALLERLRRHQLDLEQLCRHWAPNDSSATSSLLGALDRCLVMSPLRRGRWGVGAIHQALLGEAATRSPQHWPLGTPVLCRHNLVDLGLANGDVGLVVEHGGERRLLFANPGSPEPLWIHPAQLPDAEPALALTVHKAQGSEAEEVWVLMPATGRPQQRLLYTALTRARQLAILITPVTTPF, encoded by the coding sequence ATGAGCAGCTCGCCCCCAGCCCAGGAGCAACCGCGCTGGCTGCAGGCCCTGGCAGCTGCCCTGGGGGAAGCCCTGCCGCGGCTGCACGGCTGCAAACCCGATCCCCTGGTGGCCGAACTGATCGGGGCCCTGGCCACGGCCCTGGCCGAGGGCCAGCTGGAGATTGCCGTGCCCAGTGCCCTCCATCAACAGGCCCTGGCCAGATCGCCGTTGGCCGCCGAGCCCGATGGCCCGCTGGTGATGACGGATGGGCGATTGCAGTGGCGCCGCTGGCAACGCCAGCGGGAAGGGGTGCTGCAGCAGCTGATCGAGCGGGCCCAGCGGCCCCTGGAGGCCGGTGGCGGGGCAGCTCCCGCAGCCCAACTGGAGGGTCTCGACCCTGATCAGCAACTGGCCGTCAGGGCAGTGCTGGAGCAGGGCCTCGTGCTACTGGAGGGCGGCCCGGGTACCGGCAAGACGAGCACTGTGGCGCGCATGTTGGTGGCGCTGGTGGCCGAACAGCCGGCCAGTCGCCTCCAGCTGGCCGCCCCCACCGGCAAGGCCGCTGCCCGGTTGCGCGCCGCCCTGGCGGGCACAGACCTGCATCTCCCCTGCAGCACCCTGCACCGGTTACTGGAGAGCCGGGGCGATCGCTTCGGCCGCAATCGCCACAACCCCCTGGCCCTCGACCTACTGGTGGTGGATGAGGTGTCGATGGTGGATCTGCCGCTGATGCAGGCCCTGCTGGATGCCTTGCCAGCCAGCTGCCGGCTGGTGTTGGTGGGCGATGGGGCCCAGCTGCCGCCGGTGGGTCCAGGCTCGGTGCTGCTCGACCTGCAGGAGCCCGCTCGTCGCCTCGCCCTGGGCAGCGCCGCCATTGAGCTGCGCACTACTTACCGCAACAACGGCCGTATCGCCGCCGTAGCGGCGGCGCTCCGGGAGGGGGAGCAGCCGCTCGAGCCCCTGCTGGCCCGCATGCTGGACCCGGCGCCAGCCGACTCAAACCTGCAGTGGCTCCAGGCGCCCTCCCACTGCTTACCAGCAGCCCTGCTGGAGCGGTTGCGGCGCCACCAGTTGGATCTCGAGCAGCTCTGCCGCCACTGGGCCCCCAATGATTCCTCTGCCACCAGCTCCCTGCTGGGCGCCCTCGATCGCTGCCTGGTGATGTCTCCGCTGCGCCGCGGTCGCTGGGGGGTCGGGGCCATCCACCAGGCCCTGCTGGGGGAAGCCGCCACCCGATCGCCCCAGCACTGGCCCCTCGGCACACCGGTGCTCTGCCGCCACAACCTGGTGGACCTTGGCCTGGCCAACGGCGATGTGGGCCTGGTGGTGGAGCATGGCGGCGAGCGCCGGCTGCTGTTTGCGAACCCGGGCAGCCCCGAGCCCCTCTGGATCCACCCGGCCCAGCTACCGGATGCCGAGCCGGCCCTGGCCCTCACGGTGCACAAGGCCCAGGGCAGTGAGGCTGAGGAGGTGTGGGTGCTGATGCCCGCCACCGGCCGGCCCCAGCAACGCCTGCTCTACACGGCCCTCACCAGGGCAAGGCAGCTGGCGATCCTGATCACGCCGGTTACCACCCCCTTTTAA